The following are encoded in a window of Thermonema lapsum genomic DNA:
- a CDS encoding prolyl oligopeptidase family serine peptidase yields MKKYIYWLGCLFLGACQTQETTQNSMEKLIYPETPTVQQLDNYFGTTVADPYRWLENTDSAAVQAWIAAQNKLTFSYLEKIPFRESIKKRLEEVWNFERMSAPLLKGGYYYYTKNDGLQNQSVIYRREGINGTEEVVLDPNTLSDDGTVAVGNWSISNDGRYFAYSTSAGGSDWQEIKIIDLQTKKTLDDHLRWVKFSGISWYRDGFFYSRYDAPPKGKEYEAKNEYHKVYYHKVGTRQSDDQLVYEDPGRPLQNFYTQTTDDEQYLFIHMPEGTGGNAIWWRPLAQPQAAFKPLINTTEYENSIVGTLNNKILLLTNAGAPKYRLVLVDPRKPEPAQWKTIIPEPKEEVLSSVSHVGGRLIAIFMKDASHRVRVYNINGEFENEIQLPTLGTVSGFDGKEEDKETFFVFNSYLYPPTVYRYDIKTRQVEEFFRPKTTFDSKQYQTREVFYKSKDGTSVHMFLTHKKGLKKDGNNPVYLYGYGGFNISLLPSFDPRILPFLEAGGIYAVANLRGGGEYGEEWHKAGMLENKQNVFDDFIAAAEYLIQEKYTSPKKIAISGRSNGGLLVGACMTQRPDLFQVALPGVGVLDMLRFHKFTIGWAWVNEYGSSEDSTQFQYLIKYSPVHNVKEADYPATLVYTAEYDDRVVPIHSFKFVAALQAHQKGERPILIRIDTKAGHGAGKPVSKLIEEWTDIWAFTFYNLNMTFPTQQ; encoded by the coding sequence ATGAAAAAATATATCTACTGGCTCGGATGTTTATTTTTGGGGGCTTGTCAAACGCAGGAAACTACCCAAAACTCAATGGAAAAGCTCATCTATCCGGAGACGCCCACCGTTCAACAACTCGACAACTATTTTGGTACAACAGTAGCCGACCCCTACCGCTGGCTCGAAAATACCGACTCGGCGGCAGTGCAAGCATGGATTGCTGCACAAAACAAACTCACTTTCTCTTATTTAGAAAAAATTCCGTTTCGTGAGAGCATCAAAAAACGCCTTGAAGAAGTGTGGAACTTTGAGCGCATGAGCGCACCCTTACTCAAAGGGGGATACTATTATTACACCAAAAACGATGGACTTCAAAACCAAAGCGTGATTTACCGGCGTGAAGGAATAAATGGCACCGAAGAAGTGGTGCTTGACCCCAATACCCTTTCCGACGACGGGACAGTGGCAGTAGGCAATTGGAGCATCTCGAACGATGGGCGTTATTTTGCTTACTCTACCTCTGCAGGCGGTTCCGATTGGCAGGAAATAAAAATCATTGATTTGCAAACTAAAAAAACACTTGATGACCATTTACGATGGGTGAAGTTTTCGGGCATTTCTTGGTATCGCGATGGCTTCTTCTACAGCCGCTATGACGCCCCACCCAAAGGCAAAGAGTACGAAGCTAAAAACGAATACCACAAGGTGTATTATCATAAGGTGGGCACACGACAAAGTGATGACCAGTTGGTGTACGAAGACCCCGGGCGCCCCTTGCAAAACTTCTATACCCAAACCACCGACGATGAGCAGTATTTGTTTATTCATATGCCCGAAGGCACCGGCGGCAATGCCATCTGGTGGCGTCCTTTGGCACAACCGCAAGCTGCTTTTAAACCGCTTATCAATACTACCGAATATGAAAACAGCATTGTGGGCACTTTGAACAACAAAATTTTGCTGCTCACCAATGCCGGCGCCCCAAAATACCGCTTGGTGCTGGTAGATCCCCGCAAGCCTGAACCTGCACAATGGAAAACCATCATCCCTGAACCCAAAGAGGAAGTATTGAGCAGTGTAAGTCATGTGGGCGGGCGTCTGATTGCCATCTTTATGAAAGACGCAAGCCACAGAGTGCGTGTGTATAATATCAACGGGGAGTTTGAAAACGAAATACAGCTGCCTACCTTAGGTACTGTGAGCGGTTTTGATGGAAAGGAAGAAGACAAGGAAACCTTTTTTGTATTCAACTCATATCTCTACCCGCCTACTGTTTATCGCTACGATATAAAAACACGCCAAGTGGAGGAGTTTTTCCGTCCCAAAACCACCTTCGACAGCAAGCAGTATCAAACACGCGAGGTGTTCTATAAAAGCAAAGACGGCACCTCCGTGCATATGTTCTTAACCCATAAAAAAGGGCTGAAAAAAGACGGCAACAACCCCGTTTATCTTTATGGCTACGGTGGGTTTAATATTAGCCTCTTGCCCTCTTTTGACCCGCGCATCCTTCCTTTCTTGGAAGCCGGCGGCATTTACGCCGTGGCTAACCTGCGCGGTGGTGGCGAATATGGCGAGGAGTGGCACAAAGCAGGTATGCTCGAAAACAAACAAAACGTATTTGACGATTTCATTGCCGCTGCCGAATACTTGATTCAGGAAAAATACACCAGCCCCAAAAAAATTGCCATTTCTGGACGTTCCAATGGAGGTTTACTCGTGGGGGCTTGCATGACCCAGCGCCCTGACCTGTTTCAAGTGGCTTTGCCCGGCGTAGGGGTTTTGGATATGCTGCGCTTCCATAAGTTTACCATTGGCTGGGCATGGGTCAACGAATACGGTAGTAGCGAGGATTCCACACAGTTTCAATATTTGATTAAGTACTCACCGGTACATAACGTGAAAGAGGCTGACTATCCGGCTACTTTGGTTTACACTGCCGAATATGACGACCGTGTGGTGCCTATTCATTCTTTTAAATTTGTGGCGGCACTGCAAGCCCACCAAAAAGGAGAACGTCCGATACTTATACGTATCGACACCAAGGCAGGGCATGGCGCCGGCAAGCCAGTCAGCAAACTCATCGAGGAGTGGACCGACATCTGGGCATTTACCTTCTATAACTTGAACATGACCTTCCCGACCCAGCAGTAG
- a CDS encoding TerC family protein: MEILEHLLTTESLISLLTLTFMEVVLGIDNIIFISIVASKLPKHQQKKSTNWGLLIALIPRVVLLFALSWMIGLNQQLVSIVDFHLSGRDLILFCGGIFLIYKATTEIHQKLEGNEEIIYKEEESGKSAFFRVIAQITLINVVFSFDSILTAIGLVDADKAENLWIMIIAVVLSMFVMMLFAYPIARFVEEHPTIKMLALAFLLMIGTLLIVEALHYEVPKGYIYFSIAFSLFVELLNLKLIKRSQKPVHLHQRYVTIQDDQSAPTIHPPAPYQNNQYQKEKANFNK; the protein is encoded by the coding sequence ATGGAAATTTTAGAACACTTACTCACTACTGAATCACTCATCAGCCTGCTTACTCTTACCTTCATGGAAGTTGTGCTGGGTATTGATAACATTATTTTTATCTCCATTGTTGCCAGCAAGCTCCCTAAACATCAACAAAAAAAAAGTACTAACTGGGGTTTACTCATCGCTTTGATTCCTCGTGTTGTGTTATTATTTGCTCTTTCTTGGATGATAGGACTCAATCAACAACTTGTTAGTATTGTAGATTTCCACCTGAGTGGACGCGATTTGATTCTCTTCTGCGGTGGTATATTCCTCATTTATAAAGCCACTACCGAAATCCATCAAAAGCTCGAAGGGAATGAGGAAATAATATATAAAGAAGAAGAAAGTGGCAAGTCGGCATTTTTCAGGGTAATTGCACAGATAACCCTTATCAATGTCGTTTTCTCGTTCGACTCCATCCTTACCGCCATCGGCTTAGTAGATGCTGACAAAGCCGAGAACCTGTGGATTATGATTATTGCTGTTGTCCTGTCTATGTTCGTCATGATGCTGTTTGCTTACCCCATTGCCCGCTTTGTGGAAGAACACCCCACCATCAAAATGCTGGCTCTGGCATTCTTGCTTATGATTGGTACTTTGCTCATTGTGGAAGCACTACACTATGAAGTGCCCAAAGGATACATCTACTTCTCCATTGCTTTCTCTCTGTTTGTAGAATTGCTAAATCTGAAACTCATCAAGCGTTCACAAAAACCCGTGCATTTGCACCAGCGCTATGTGACAATACAAGACGACCAAAGTGCTCCGACAATTCATCCGCCGGCTCCTTATCAAAACAACCAATATCAGAAAGAAAAAGCTAATTTTAATAAATAA
- the pyk gene encoding pyruvate kinase, giving the protein MTTFNKTKIVATVGPASRSPEMLLALAREGVDVFRLNFSHGSHEEHAEVIRHIREINQRYGFNLAILQDLQGPKIRIGEIENGAVELKKGQRFVLTIEETVGNAERASTTYQSLPEDVKEGEIILLDDGNIQLKVVERHEKEVITEVLYGGVLKSRKGINLPFSQLSTPCLTEKDTEDLYFGLEMGVDWIALSFVRTATDVHLLRHLIRQKGKNTRIIAKIEKPEAVKNIESIIEAADGIMVARGDLGVETYAEEVPVIQKMIVDKCKRAAKPVIIATQMMESMIHNPRPTRAETNDVANAVIDGADAIMLSGETAVGQYPVEVIRSMVRTIHFTETHIQSIYHQNLEVANQGSPDFIHHSLVAAACTLAKHTNAKAIVGMTHSGFTAFRIASHRPEADIFIFTSNRQLLTAINLVWGVRAFYYDKYESTDTTFQDIEDILQERGFIKEGDVIIKMASMPIKARKRTNTVKINIVEKSKS; this is encoded by the coding sequence ATGACCACATTCAATAAAACCAAAATAGTAGCCACGGTGGGTCCGGCATCTCGCAGTCCCGAGATGCTGTTGGCGCTGGCACGCGAGGGGGTCGATGTATTCCGCTTGAATTTCTCTCACGGCTCACACGAAGAACATGCCGAGGTAATTCGTCATATTCGAGAAATCAACCAGCGGTATGGCTTCAACTTGGCTATATTGCAAGACCTGCAAGGACCCAAAATACGCATCGGCGAAATAGAAAACGGCGCAGTAGAACTAAAGAAAGGGCAACGTTTTGTGCTAACCATAGAAGAAACTGTTGGCAACGCAGAACGCGCCTCGACTACCTATCAAAGCCTTCCCGAAGATGTAAAAGAAGGGGAAATCATCCTGCTCGACGACGGCAACATTCAGCTGAAAGTAGTGGAACGCCATGAGAAAGAAGTTATTACGGAAGTGCTTTATGGCGGAGTGCTCAAATCAAGGAAGGGCATCAACCTGCCGTTTAGTCAGTTGTCCACCCCTTGCCTGACCGAAAAAGACACCGAAGACCTTTACTTCGGCTTGGAGATGGGGGTCGATTGGATAGCTCTCTCTTTTGTGCGCACTGCCACCGACGTGCATCTGCTGCGCCACCTGATTCGCCAAAAGGGGAAAAATACCCGCATCATTGCCAAGATAGAAAAGCCAGAGGCAGTCAAAAATATCGAAAGTATCATAGAAGCCGCCGACGGCATCATGGTAGCACGCGGTGACTTGGGAGTAGAAACCTACGCCGAGGAAGTGCCCGTCATTCAAAAGATGATTGTGGATAAATGCAAACGGGCAGCCAAACCCGTAATTATTGCCACACAGATGATGGAAAGCATGATACACAACCCCCGCCCCACCCGTGCCGAAACCAATGATGTAGCCAATGCCGTGATTGACGGAGCCGATGCCATTATGCTTAGTGGCGAGACTGCTGTGGGGCAATACCCTGTGGAGGTCATCAGAAGCATGGTGCGCACCATTCACTTCACCGAAACCCATATACAAAGCATCTATCATCAAAACTTAGAAGTAGCCAATCAAGGCTCGCCTGACTTCATTCACCACAGCTTGGTGGCTGCGGCATGTACCTTAGCCAAACACACCAATGCCAAAGCCATCGTAGGCATGACCCATTCGGGCTTTACCGCCTTCCGCATCGCAAGCCACCGCCCCGAAGCCGATATTTTCATCTTCACAAGCAACCGGCAACTGCTTACTGCAATCAACTTGGTGTGGGGCGTACGGGCTTTCTATTACGATAAATACGAAAGCACCGACACCACTTTTCAGGACATTGAAGATATTTTACAAGAACGGGGTTTCATTAAAGAAGGAGATGTTATCATCAAGATGGCAAGTATGCCCATCAAAGCACGCAAGAGAACCAACACCGTCAAAATCAACATAGTGGAAAAATCCAAATCTTAA
- the clpB gene encoding ATP-dependent chaperone ClpB: MNFDKYTIKSQEVIQQAVSIAQARQTSVVETGHLLKAVLESDENVTGFLFKKLNVNLNYLKNKVEEIINSYGKVSGGSPHLSNDAAQALKRAEDYLKNFNDEFVAVEHILLGILSGKDRVAQLLKDMGVAEKQLIQAIKELRGGGRVTDQNAEAKYRSLERYSKNLTKLAKEGKLDPVIGRDEEIRRVMQILSRRTKNNPILLGEPGVGKTAIVEGLAQRIVAGDVPENLKEKQLVALDMGLLVAGAKYKGEFEERLKSVIKEVSESNGQVILFIDEIHTLIGAGAGGDSAMDAANLLKPALARGELRCIGATTLKEYQKYIEKDKALERRFQPVMVDEPSIEDAISILRGLKERYEVHHGVRIQDDAIIAAVELSVRYITDRHLPDKAIDLIDEAAARLRIEIDSMPEELDELERRIMQLEIEREAIRREKDKEKEAVLSKQIAELSEQRDALKARWKQEKELVHQIQSIKAEIENLRIEAEQAEREGNYGRVAEIRYGRILEAEKRLEELRKQLHEIQGDKPMLKEEITAEDIAQIVSRWTGIPVSKMLQSEREKLLHLEDELHKRVVGQDEAIRAVSDAIRRSRAGLQDPNRPIGSFIFLGPTGVGKTELAKALADYLFNDENAMVRIDMSEYQERHSVSRLIGAPPGYVGYDEGGQLTEAIRRRPYSVVLLDEIEKAHPDVFNILLQVLDDGRLTDNKGRIANFKNTIIIMTSNMGAELIQANFENITPENEEEIVAQTKEQVFDLLKRNLRPEFLNRVDEIIMFRPLSKQDIRRIVEIQLRQVNRRLEAENIELVVDESIYDLLADVGFDPQFGARPLKRAIQQLILNELSKEIIAGKVKEGDVVHVSFDSNTERVKFEVVDKIEA, translated from the coding sequence ATGAACTTCGACAAGTATACCATTAAATCGCAGGAGGTGATTCAACAGGCGGTCTCTATTGCACAGGCTCGCCAAACCTCTGTAGTAGAAACCGGACACTTGCTCAAAGCAGTGCTCGAAAGCGATGAAAACGTAACAGGTTTTCTGTTCAAGAAACTGAATGTAAACCTGAACTATCTCAAAAACAAAGTAGAGGAAATCATCAACTCATATGGCAAAGTAAGTGGTGGCAGCCCGCACTTGTCCAACGATGCGGCGCAAGCCCTCAAACGAGCCGAGGATTACCTGAAAAACTTCAATGACGAATTTGTTGCCGTCGAGCATATCCTGTTGGGTATTTTAAGCGGTAAAGACCGAGTCGCCCAACTGCTGAAAGACATGGGGGTTGCTGAGAAGCAACTCATTCAGGCTATCAAAGAGCTGCGTGGCGGCGGACGCGTAACCGACCAAAACGCAGAAGCTAAGTACCGTTCTCTGGAGCGCTATTCGAAAAACCTGACCAAGCTGGCAAAAGAAGGCAAGCTGGACCCCGTCATCGGGCGCGACGAAGAAATACGCCGGGTGATGCAAATCCTTTCACGACGCACCAAGAACAACCCCATCTTGTTGGGTGAACCCGGTGTGGGTAAAACCGCCATCGTCGAAGGCTTGGCACAGCGCATTGTGGCGGGGGACGTGCCCGAAAACCTGAAAGAAAAACAGCTGGTAGCTTTGGATATGGGCTTATTGGTGGCTGGCGCCAAATACAAAGGTGAATTCGAAGAGCGCTTGAAGTCGGTCATTAAAGAAGTAAGCGAATCGAATGGGCAAGTCATCCTGTTTATCGACGAAATTCATACCTTAATAGGTGCTGGTGCCGGTGGCGATAGTGCTATGGATGCCGCCAACCTACTAAAACCGGCTTTAGCACGTGGCGAGCTGCGTTGTATCGGTGCTACCACACTCAAAGAATATCAAAAGTACATTGAAAAAGACAAGGCGCTGGAGCGTCGCTTTCAACCCGTCATGGTCGATGAGCCCAGTATCGAAGACGCCATTTCTATCTTGCGGGGCTTAAAGGAACGTTATGAAGTACACCATGGCGTGCGCATTCAAGACGACGCCATCATTGCTGCCGTCGAGCTGTCGGTACGTTACATCACCGACCGCCACCTGCCCGACAAAGCCATCGACCTTATCGACGAGGCTGCTGCACGCCTGCGCATAGAAATAGACTCGATGCCCGAAGAACTCGACGAGTTGGAACGTCGCATTATGCAGTTGGAAATTGAGCGGGAGGCTATTCGCCGTGAAAAAGATAAGGAAAAAGAAGCGGTGCTTTCCAAGCAGATAGCCGAGCTATCGGAACAGCGCGACGCACTCAAAGCACGTTGGAAGCAAGAAAAAGAGCTGGTACATCAAATCCAAAGCATCAAGGCTGAAATCGAAAACTTGCGCATAGAAGCCGAACAAGCCGAGCGTGAAGGCAACTATGGGCGTGTAGCTGAAATACGCTATGGACGCATCCTTGAAGCCGAAAAGCGGCTCGAAGAACTGCGCAAGCAACTGCATGAGATACAGGGCGATAAACCCATGCTCAAAGAAGAAATTACCGCTGAAGACATCGCCCAAATCGTGTCGCGTTGGACTGGCATACCCGTATCGAAAATGCTGCAAAGCGAGCGCGAAAAACTCTTGCATCTCGAAGACGAGCTACATAAGCGCGTGGTAGGGCAGGACGAAGCCATCCGGGCGGTATCCGATGCCATTCGTCGCAGCCGTGCCGGTTTGCAAGACCCCAACCGCCCCATTGGTTCGTTTATATTCTTGGGTCCTACCGGTGTGGGTAAAACCGAACTGGCAAAAGCTCTTGCCGACTACCTCTTTAACGACGAAAACGCTATGGTGCGTATCGACATGTCGGAGTACCAAGAGCGCCATTCGGTGAGCCGTCTCATCGGTGCGCCTCCCGGATATGTAGGCTACGATGAAGGTGGGCAATTGACCGAAGCCATTCGCCGGCGTCCTTATTCAGTGGTTCTTTTAGACGAAATCGAAAAAGCACACCCCGATGTCTTCAACATCTTGTTGCAAGTGCTGGATGACGGACGCCTAACCGACAACAAAGGACGCATCGCCAACTTCAAAAATACCATCATCATCATGACCTCGAACATGGGGGCTGAGCTCATACAAGCCAATTTCGAGAACATTACCCCCGAAAATGAAGAGGAGATAGTGGCACAAACTAAAGAACAAGTATTTGACTTGCTCAAACGTAACCTGCGCCCCGAGTTTCTGAACCGTGTGGACGAAATCATCATGTTCCGTCCGTTGTCGAAGCAAGACATACGTAGGATTGTGGAAATACAACTCAGACAAGTGAACCGTCGTCTCGAAGCCGAAAATATAGAGTTGGTAGTCGATGAAAGCATCTACGACCTCTTGGCAGATGTAGGTTTTGACCCGCAATTCGGTGCACGTCCTTTGAAGCGTGCTATCCAACAGCTCATCCTCAATGAGTTGTCCAAGGAAATCATTGCCGGTAAAGTCAAAGAAGGCGATGTGGTACACGTTTCCTTCGACAGCAACACCGAAAGAGTGAAGTTTGAAGTAGTGGATAAAATAGAAGCGTAA
- a CDS encoding ABC transporter ATP-binding protein produces MKSNQEQKKDKSLKNKRLSKESLKKLWRIARFAAPYKSYFITGMFFLVVSTLTALAFPMLAGKITDAANTSLFGKIKQDIEGDAWAQWFNSVDRVAMAFLVILLIQSVASYFRIWLFAIVTERSIADIRATLYEKMLGLPLSFFEKNRAGDLSSRLSADITQLESLFSFNLAELFRQLMTLLIGVIVIFFTSARLALVMLATFPVMIGMAILFGRFIRKLSRRRQDALAQANVVLEETLQAIQVVKSFVNELFELGRYRRRLDEVVHSGLHSARYRGFFISFIIFALFGGIVLVLWYGARLVEAGELQVGELFSFILYTVFIGGSLGGMSDLYAQLQKSIGASERILEILEEQGEVPALQKELPALQVKGNIQFEDVHFAYPTRPEVEVLQGIGFEIQAGEKIALVGHSGAGKSTIIQLLLKFYTPLKGRILADGLDLQAIDTRAWRSHIAIVPQEVILFGGTIRENIAYGKPGATEEEIIEAARQANAWDFIAQFPDALDTVVGERGVKLSGGQRQRIAIARAILKNPSILILDEATSSLDAESEQAVQQALETLMQGRTTIVIAHRLATVRNMDKILVLKNGRIAEAGTHEELLARPEGIYYNLVRLQLEENYNSSSAKA; encoded by the coding sequence ATGAAAAGTAACCAAGAGCAAAAAAAAGATAAATCTTTGAAAAATAAGCGATTAAGTAAAGAGAGCTTAAAAAAACTGTGGCGTATTGCTCGTTTTGCCGCACCCTATAAAAGTTACTTTATCACAGGCATGTTTTTTTTGGTGGTTTCTACGCTCACAGCCTTGGCATTTCCTATGCTGGCGGGCAAAATCACCGATGCGGCAAACACCTCTTTGTTTGGCAAGATAAAGCAAGACATAGAGGGAGACGCCTGGGCGCAGTGGTTTAATTCTGTGGACCGGGTGGCAATGGCTTTTTTAGTGATATTACTCATACAGTCGGTGGCTTCCTATTTTCGCATTTGGTTGTTTGCCATTGTTACCGAGCGTTCCATTGCTGATATACGCGCTACCTTATATGAAAAGATGCTGGGATTGCCCCTGTCTTTTTTTGAAAAGAACCGCGCTGGCGACCTTAGCAGTCGCTTGAGTGCCGACATCACTCAGCTCGAAAGCCTCTTTTCTTTCAACTTGGCTGAGTTATTCCGCCAATTGATGACCCTCTTGATTGGTGTGATAGTCATCTTCTTTACTTCTGCTCGCTTGGCTTTGGTGATGTTGGCTACTTTCCCCGTGATGATTGGGATGGCTATTCTCTTTGGGCGTTTCATTAGGAAGTTGTCACGCCGCCGACAGGATGCTTTGGCACAAGCCAACGTGGTTTTGGAAGAAACTCTTCAGGCAATTCAGGTGGTGAAGTCCTTTGTAAATGAGTTGTTCGAGTTGGGGCGCTACCGCCGCCGCCTCGATGAAGTGGTGCATAGCGGCTTGCATTCCGCTCGCTACCGTGGCTTCTTTATATCCTTTATCATCTTTGCTTTGTTCGGCGGTATTGTTTTGGTACTTTGGTATGGTGCTAGGTTGGTAGAAGCCGGTGAATTACAAGTGGGTGAACTCTTCTCCTTTATTCTTTATACTGTTTTTATTGGCGGCTCCTTGGGCGGCATGAGCGACCTGTATGCTCAGTTGCAGAAAAGCATAGGTGCCTCGGAGCGTATTTTAGAAATACTGGAAGAGCAAGGCGAAGTACCTGCTTTGCAGAAAGAACTTCCTGCTTTGCAGGTAAAAGGCAACATACAATTTGAAGATGTACACTTTGCGTATCCTACCCGCCCAGAGGTGGAGGTGCTCCAGGGTATTGGCTTTGAGATACAGGCAGGCGAAAAGATAGCTTTGGTGGGGCACAGCGGCGCCGGAAAATCCACCATCATCCAGTTGCTATTGAAATTTTATACTCCTCTGAAAGGACGTATCTTGGCAGACGGTCTGGACCTGCAAGCCATCGACACCCGGGCATGGCGCAGTCACATAGCCATTGTGCCGCAGGAAGTGATTTTGTTTGGTGGTACCATTCGTGAAAATATAGCCTACGGCAAGCCCGGCGCCACCGAAGAAGAAATCATCGAGGCGGCTCGCCAAGCCAATGCTTGGGATTTCATCGCTCAATTCCCCGACGCACTCGACACCGTGGTAGGCGAAAGGGGCGTAAAGCTCTCTGGTGGGCAACGTCAGCGCATAGCTATTGCTCGTGCCATTTTGAAAAACCCCTCTATCTTGATTTTGGACGAAGCAACCAGCTCGTTAGATGCCGAATCGGAGCAGGCAGTGCAACAAGCCTTGGAGACCCTTATGCAGGGGCGCACAACCATCGTCATTGCGCACCGTCTGGCTACCGTGCGTAATATGGATAAAATACTCGTTTTGAAAAACGGGCGCATTGCCGAGGCAGGTACTCACGAAGAACTGCTTGCCCGCCCGGAGGGTATCTATTACAACCTGGTGCGCCTGCAATTGGAAGAGAACTACAACAGCAGTTCCGCCAAAGCATAA
- a CDS encoding MlaE family ABC transporter permease — protein sequence MALVGRYFIFLGKMLFLRERPRIYLQAILDECIYIGISSVFIVVIVSSFIGAVTAIQTAYNLVSPLVPKYVIGLLVRDTTLLELAPTIISIILAGKVGSNIAGNLGTMRITEQIDALEVMGINSVSYLVFPKVIAALLTFPLLVIMAGFLSILGGYLAGVLTGVITEYEYVKGLREKFVPYNITFALVKTVVFSFLITTISSFKGYYTRGGALEVGLSSTQAVTSSCIAILVADYALAELLL from the coding sequence CTGGCACTGGTCGGTCGTTATTTTATTTTTTTGGGCAAGATGTTGTTTCTGCGCGAACGTCCGCGCATTTATTTGCAAGCCATCTTAGACGAGTGCATATATATTGGCATCAGTTCGGTGTTTATTGTAGTCATTGTATCTTCATTCATTGGCGCCGTTACCGCCATCCAAACAGCATACAACCTGGTGAGCCCACTTGTTCCGAAGTATGTCATCGGTTTGCTGGTGCGTGATACTACCTTGCTGGAACTTGCCCCCACCATCATCAGCATTATTTTGGCAGGTAAGGTAGGGTCTAATATAGCTGGCAACCTGGGCACCATGCGCATTACCGAACAAATCGATGCTTTGGAGGTGATGGGCATCAACTCGGTGTCTTATCTGGTGTTTCCTAAAGTGATTGCCGCCTTGCTTACCTTCCCCTTACTGGTGATTATGGCGGGTTTCTTGTCTATTTTGGGCGGTTATCTTGCCGGCGTACTTACGGGGGTGATTACCGAATATGAATATGTAAAAGGGCTGCGTGAGAAATTTGTTCCTTACAATATCACTTTTGCACTCGTCAAGACAGTCGTTTTTTCTTTTCTCATCACCACCATCTCTTCGTTCAAAGGGTACTACACACGAGGCGGGGCGCTCGAAGTGGGTTTGTCGAGCACCCAAGCCGTAACCAGCAGCTGTATTGCCATCTTAGTTGCCGATTATGCTTTGGCGGAACTGCTGTTGTAG